In the genome of Nitrososphaerales archaeon, one region contains:
- a CDS encoding 5-formyltetrahydrofolate cyclo-ligase, with protein sequence IQIVNNIPLDEYDVTLDIIVTPTRTIRVNKIHSKPTGIIWERLPPQKLNEIQLLKDLRGYLSISTSTFNFNKDG encoded by the coding sequence TATACAGATCGTCAACAATATTCCTCTTGATGAATACGATGTAACCCTAGATATCATCGTAACACCGACTCGTACCATTCGTGTGAACAAAATTCATTCTAAACCTACTGGTATTATATGGGAGAGATTGCCCCCTCAAAAACTTAACGAAATACAGTTGTTGAAGGATTTAAGAGGTTATCTATCAATATCAACATCGACTTTCAACTTTAATAAAGATGGGTAA